From the Geotrypetes seraphini chromosome 8, aGeoSer1.1, whole genome shotgun sequence genome, the window ACTGcagttgaatttatttatttttctatactgttctctcaggggagtaAAGAACAGTTTatgttaatttattcaggtactcgagtatttttctacctgtcctggtgggctcacaatctatctaatgtacattggataatgggggattaagtgagatggccagggtcacaaggagcagcatgagtttgaacccacaacctcagggtactaaggctgtagctttaccgAATCACACTCTCCTTGCTTTGCTATACTTGAAGCTGACATCAAGCAATACAGTACAGTCTCAATTATCTGACCTTCACTAATCCACCCACCCCATGTATATGAAAGACTCCCCTAGTTCTCCCCACTGTTAAGTGTGCAGCTTCTCTTCCTGTTTTCTGGCTTCACATAAACACAGAAACTGTTTTTGAGCTGAGCCCACACTTTTCGAATATGGGCAGCAATTTGCAGACCTGGGCCCCCAATTTTTCAGTGAAGAAACTGGTTTTGATCTGAGACCATGCTTCTCTGCAATATCTCTAATTTTTATTACTGATTAGTGTTAATAAACAATATCTTAAATGCAGGTACCCTATGCCTGTTCTTTATGCACAAAGTatgttttttgtgcatttttatttattttctttattcattttctatctCGTTTTCCCCCAAAGATTAATACCAGGTTGGCTATATCCTAATttaacacatactagggatctttAAGGGCTTATCATTGTTTTCCATATTATCCAACAACAGATTGGTCCCATTTGCATCGGATAATCGAGACTGCTGTTATTTaatttgaaacaatttttattgaagaagTCAGAGAAAAACATCAAAATGATTCCCCGTCTAATACAATATCCAAAGCACTAGAAAAACAGTACAATCGAAACAGCATccacccaccccctccaccccatccccTTACTCCCCAAGTACAATTAGCATATTCATTGGGCTTGGACTCTCATAGCCCACTGACAATATAACAATCCCTCCTACCCCTGATCCCCCCAAGCTTACATGTGATAAAAGAAcgagaaaagaaaggaagagaaaaaaaaaaccatatagCTCCTCCAGCTCACCCGGCCCCTGTGCTGTCATTTAAATTTGATGGCGTAAAACCTTAATTAGACCTTACTGTAGTGGGGGAGCCTACCATATTCTGTTTCCAGCAATGCCCTGATGCAGTGGTGGTGATTGCAGATTAGAAAGCTCATGTAGATTGCCATTGGCTTAAGGTCCTGTTGCCCAGTAGCAGTTTTGTTCTTCACTGTCAGGATAGGAGCACTTAAGAACCACATGCTCCTGTAGGTTAATTCTGATCAGTTTGGAATCTGCAGAAGTGAAAGGAATGAGTTTGGAACTGCCAAATGTCTCAGGCGTCACAGGCAGCCCAGAGTAAACAGCCTCTTATTTTTAGAGCAATGCAGCCAGTAGTGTAACATATGCTGCTCTGCTGAGAGGGGACACTGACCTGAGCAGCTTTTAACCCCACAAGCAAGCCGCAAGAACAGTGCACCAAAGCTGTAGCCTATGGATAAAAAGGAAGAAGTTGCTGGTGACACTGTGCTGGAGGTTGGACAGCGGTGTTTCCATGTGAATAGATACCTACTGGCCACTCATAGCAGGTATTTCCAGGCCATGTTCTATGGGGGTGCTAGGGAAAGCTCCCAGAGccacattacattacaagaggtgaATGTGGAAGCTTTCCAAACTCTACTCAAGTTTACTCGGGATACTAAGGTATCACTGAACTGCCAGAATGTTATGAGTGTACTGGAAACGGCAGATTTCTTGCAGTTTCAGCAGGTGAAGAGGCTGTGTGGAGCGTTCCTGGAGCGGCAACTCCATGTTTCCAACTGTCTGGGGATGATGTCATATGCCCGACAGTTTGCTTGCCCTGAGCTCTATACAGCAGCATTCAATGTGGCCCTCACTCACTTGGCAGAGCTGATATGCCAGGAAGAGAAAGATTTTTGTCAGCTGCCCAAAGACCTGCTGCTGCAGTTGCTTCAGAGTGATGACCTCTATGTCACTCGTGAGGACTTAGTCTTTGATGCAGCAATGAAATGGCTCATGCGTGATGCCAGCAGAGAGGAGCATTTTGTTGACCTAATGGGGTTGGTCAGAGTGGCCTTTCTAAGCCTCACTTTTCTTGATATCCTGCTGAAGCGTAGTAAGAGGCTTAAGGAGCATGACAACTTTGCACAACTTGTGAGAAAATTGGACAGCTGTCCTCCACCCAGCTGGTGTAATGTGGAGCAGGCTGCCAAGAGCAGCCGCAGCTATGAAATCTTGTATATCCTAGGGGGAAAGCACGAGATGGATCAGCAGGATCTTTTTCTCTTCCATCCAAAGATGGGTACGTGGTGGCCCTGTGCCCCACTGCAACGCAAGAACCTCACTCAGTATGCAGTGGCAGCAGTAGGTAACTTCAAAATGTATGTTTTCATTCAAAGAAAAGAATCCCAGCTGTCACTAAATGCTACTTTTTTCAGAGGATGGTGGGTGACTGATGTTGCCTGTCAGAACAATGATACAGTAGAATGCCAGAAAgcatggggagggaggaagatgagCAATGATTGAGTAGGATCTATAGGAGGTCACTTGGTAGGCAGATTGAACCAAGTGTACCTTATCTTTCCATAACTAGTCCATGCGAAGGGTGGTGAATGAATCTTCTCTGGTAATGTTCTTGCATACATAGTTGGCTTTACTGTGGAATTTTCATTGTACATATAAATCTAATTTCCATTTTGAGAAAgttcctcttatctgtacccttctcttctactgccaactccagactccgttccttctttcttgccgcaccgtatgcctggagcaggttgcctgaatcaatacgtcatgctccattcctagcagtattcaaatccaagctaaaagcccacttttttgacactgctttcaattcttaactcccactcactgctgtcagatacctagacccactgtatcatttcctctaccataatcacCCCAACCCTGAGATATCTTGTCTGTctaattagattgttagctcttcttagcagggaccgtctattgtatattaaatgtacagtgctgcatacaccttttcagtgctatagaaatgataaatagtagtagttttaTCAATGGCTAAGTATGTTTGCAACAGTGATTGTGGTACAAGATTTTATCATTCTACTCCCCTGCCAGCCAAAATCTAATGGGCTGCAGTTACTCCACTGGATGGAGCTGGGAATgtgctgctctctgccaccctcaTAACCCATGTCCTTTGTTGGCTGCAAATTCAAATCTAAAATTGCAAGGTCTTTGGTTTTGTTTAACCGGTCAAATACTGTTAGAATGTAATATTATAAAGGTTCTCTACATAGAAAATCAGCTGGCCTTAGATGTGTGTGTTTTGAAATAAAACCAAGTACATTGTTTTGTCCTGGGGAATTCTGCATGGCCTCAACTCAGTGGTATGCAGCTCAGCTTCCCTGCCACAATCAAGAGGAAGAGGTGTACAGCTGCACACAGGCTGTGTTGTCCTTCTCTGCCGCCTTGCTCTTGACTGttcatttaaaccagtggtctcaaactcaaaccctttgtagggccacattttggattggtaggtacttggagggcttaatgtcttattgaagaaatgacaactttgcatgaggtaaaactctttatagtttataaatctttccttttggctaagtcttaataataatattgtaatttatagctaaagagacatatgatcaagaaactgttttattttacttttgtgattatgataaacataccaaggacctcaaaatagtacctggcgggccgcatgtggcccccaggccgtaagtttgagaccattgatttACACTATATGGTTGAACAGAGGTTGGTGCAGTTCAAAGGAACAGTTGGTCCCAGAATGACAAAGGAGGATGTGGCCTAATGTGGAGCTATGCACTTCCTTCTTTAAATGTGCtactatgggcggggccttaggcacatgggatggattggcccatgtgcctaaggcccactcataggaggggcctcatgtaactgggccaattccgtttgacccagttgcctaaggcccctcctatcagcgggccttaggcacctgggccaatcaggcccaaaAGCTCCTGatgtactgggaaggggcaggcccgccatttggAAGACTTTGGGCCTGCCGGACAAATGGAGGACCCGTCTGTCCATCCATCTAGttaggttagttgggggagggggtcttgAAGGGTGCGTTGGAGGGTTCGGAGGGGGTGTGCCTTCCAGTGGGAGGGCTTGGAAttagagttgcatggggacagaaatcccacccgtctccgCCCGATCCCACCGGAATCTcctccgtccctacccgtccccgccgGAATCCCCccattcccacccgtccctgtgaggaatcccctcggTCCCCACCCATCCTCCCAATAAAAGTTACCTGACCTCATAAAAagcagcaagtacttcaacaagtttttttttttttttttaaagtcttagtttatttaaaccaacaataaaatacaatgtaAACAAATAACTGAATAGAAATGAGATGCATACATCATCGGAAAGGCAATTTAAAGGACAATAGTtccataagaaaaatgtgcagtATGTTTaaactttaaatgattttgaatatTTACTCATATTACCTCAAAAATAATCATGTTGACTACATATATTCTAATTGTAATGATAGTTGGAAATTACGCatatacctttaaaaaaaaatctgttaacACTTAAGCAATGTGGCTGACGCCAAGAGAGAGGACATTAACCAGTCAAGGATAATTATTTCTTAAGTCCATGCAAGAACAGAAGTCCATCAACAGTATGTGGTCCAAGCTATGATCGTCTATCCTCCAGAACACTCCCAGCCGATGAAAAAGACCGCTCAGATGATGTGCTGGCAACTGGCACTCCAAGGACTTGTCTGGCAACTTCAGAAAGTTTTCTCCACTTTGTAAATTTGGACTTCCAATAACACAAGATAACATCTGTGAATTCATCAGTAGAATCAAGTATGCATCCACCTGAGAAAAGCAGattacatagggctagattcacaaagcaaactgatcgtgtaccgattggtttgtgacctgtttacgaccaaatttccctctggcctgattcacttacctctcctgtgatccactttgaatccgtgcatgcaaatgaggagaaacgcttgcaaagtaggcagggacgtgattcacaacaCAATTAATCTGATCTGACTAGGCTGACCGATCGactgaagaagtgactgctggggaccattcgaaaatgtctttccaactggaagccctgctctctgccctgctctgcaatctctcctgcctgctcgctctaaatgctgccctgctctgccccactTCTTCTCTCCTGCTGCTCACCCCGCATGCCACCCTGCTCCGCCCCGATCTTCCCCATGAAtaccaccctgctctgccccactTCTCTCCTGCTGCTCACCCtgcatgccgccctgctctgccccaatctccccccccccacgaatgccaccctgctctgcttCGATCTTCCCCGAATCTGTCCTGCCACATCACCATTCTCCTACCCTtctctgaatctctcctgcccttccccgccctgcgaGCCCATGCTTTTaaccacaggtttaaagcgggctaaaaccacaggctcacagggctaaaaactaaataaagttattttaaaaaatctcgGATGGGCATGCGTCTCGgatgggcatgcgcagaccatctacaaatgGTCTATGCATGCGCGCGGATAGACAGCAGCgatccgtgcctgcagatgggggcgttccgcCTATCATACCTCAGACATATTTGAAGAAGTTTAAGAATATAGGTCTTCTAAGAAACTTTCATCTAGTTTTATTATTGTGATGCTGCAAGACAGATGAGTCATCTTGTGTGTCTGCTGCTGGCAGCCTATCTACCATCTCTTTCAAGCTGGACAGTGCCTGTGCATATTCTGTTGGTGCTAACGCTCCAAAATTGCCTTTAAATCGTGGATCCGCCACCAAAACTCATGCTGCACGCCTGCAAAGgaggggttagtcttagtagaagtatagggatgcaacctctccaacccccacgccagctacaaaataaataaaaaagacttttcctctcttttaggtcctagttcacgctgcTAGGTCTGCCACGAGATCCCATATAGAATCCAACATTACCTCTCGGGGCTTCTGCAATGTAAAGGAAATCTTTTGGATTTCAATATTCTTATTCTCACCAACCGGTATCTCCTCCTAGTCAGGGCTCTCCCGCTCGTAATCCACCCTCGAAACAGATGGAATCCCAGGCTCTACGGGGCTCTCCTGTGAATTCAGAGAGTCCAGTTCCAAGCTCCCCTTCCTGATTTCAGCAGCCTCCGTGGAGAAGTGCACTCCACCTTCCGGTTGCTCCTTTTCCCGCGGGGAACTGGCAgtctggggaggagggggaggtgctTTGGCATCAGGGCTCAGGGTGGTCTCCAAACCCAAGGAGGTCACCTCCTTCTCACCATGGAGCATCTCCAGTGGGTGCATCGACAATGCCGATACTTCCTGCATTCATCGCAGGAGCTCATCTATAATGCCAAGATTGGTCTGGACGGGGCGTCACAAGGCTCCAGCGGCGCTTCGGCCTCTCCTTTTCGGCATGGCTCTCAGGTAAATGTTTTCAAAGCAAACTTTGATGGGGTAGCCTGCGGCGAACCACTCAACTAACAGGTCCGTCCGCTATCTTGGATCTATGAATATGTTGTTTTTTTACCCATTCCTAACCTCATAACATTTATTGCAGATACCATCAATTACTCAACACTACATATGTGCCTGTCTGAATCCAAATTGATATGGATTCAAGCAACCCACATCCTCAACAAATGCAGATATCTGTATCAATAGTATTGTATCCAAAAATTCACCAAAGAATGGCACAGTAGAAAAGGGTCAAAAATTAACCAATTGATTAGGGTCAGCACCTTCCTTCTTCAATATGGGTCTAACTGTCAATTGTTATAAACATCTGGAAATGTACCATCACTCAGGGATTTGTTCACAAGCATACTCATCAGTGGATCTACCTTCTCTGCAACTTGCCGACTAATCCCTGATGAACACGGATCTAACAGAGCATACGCGGGTGTGCATTCCCTAATCTCCCTGCTTACatcatcttcctcaacctccccATATTCCACCCATTTCTTAGCTGTTCCATGTAATTGCACATCTACTCCCATCACACCACCCAAAACTTTCCCAATAGATCTCAATTTATATCTCAAAAACTCTGTATAATGCTCATCTGGCTCCTTATCTCCTCTAAACTTCTTATATCCATCTATCAAGAACCGGACAGTATGGTATAGCTCATGAGGTCTATTCAATGCATTCTTCACCCTTTCTTGAAATAATTTATTAT encodes:
- the LOC117366143 gene encoding ectoderm-neural cortex protein 1-like isoform X2; this encodes MDKKEEVAGDTVLEVGQRCFHVNRYLLATHSRYFQAMFYGGARESSQSHITLQEVNVEAFQTLLKFTRDTKVSLNCQNVMSVLETADFLQFQQVKRLCGAFLERQLHVSNCLGMMSYARQFACPELYTAAFNVALTHLAELICQEEKDFCQLPKDLLLQLLQSDDLYVTREDLVFDAAMKWLMRDASREEHFVDLMGLVRVAFLSLTFLDILLKRSKRLKEHDNFAQLVRKLDSCPPPSWCNVEQAAKSSRSYEILYILGGKHEMDQQDLFLFHPKMGTWWPCAPLQRKNLTQYAVAAVGNLVFVTGGYFRGEFVWYSVDWVIIYDCSQNRWLEGPAMKYSRNCHCAVGAGLHIYVLGGSTDDGVIAAVERLALVDSCWESTSPMVKPVERAAASSFGTKLYVVCGRDENGDVYGGVQRLDMEKDIWDVISFSPLPSPF
- the LOC117366143 gene encoding kelch-like protein 23 isoform X1, whose amino-acid sequence is MDKKEEVAGDTVLEVGQRCFHVNRYLLATHSRYFQAMFYGGARESSQSHITLQEVNVEAFQTLLKFTRDTKVSLNCQNVMSVLETADFLQFQQVKRLCGAFLERQLHVSNCLGMMSYARQFACPELYTAAFNVALTHLAELICQEEKDFCQLPKDLLLQLLQSDDLYVTREDLVFDAAMKWLMRDASREEHFVDLMGLVRVAFLSLTFLDILLKRSKRLKEHDNFAQLVRKLDSCPPPSWCNVEQAAKSSRSYEILYILGGKHEMDQQDLFLFHPKMGTWWPCAPLQRKNLTQYAVAAVGNLVFVTGGYFRGEFVWYSVDWVIIYDCSQNRWLEGPAMKYSRNCHCAVGAGLHIYVLGGSTDDGVIAAVERLALVDSCWESTSPMVKPVERAAASSFGTKLYVVCGRDENGDVYGGVQRLDMEKDIWDVISFSPLPRYDLCATFLNGALYTVGGQAFRLDVDTDEWTPLNEECLSSKFFMGCSTANGQIYFLGECRGNVMAFPSMLLYDPYVDLCHVVEDSVPCQLPIRGCVTIRRFDVSSNLEQD